One segment of candidate division KSB1 bacterium DNA contains the following:
- a CDS encoding tandem-95 repeat protein gives GNGTYSFAILNATTANGYFSSREGSQPPQLVIEYSPGSGNAAPVANNDSASTTAGTAVTINVLANDSDSDGTLDPASVTITTAAANGTTSVNSSSGAVTYTPNPGFAGSDSFAYTVRDNAGATSNAATVSITVNPGNAAPVANNDSASTTAGTAVTINVLANDSDSDGTLDPASVTITTAAANGTTSVNSSSGAVTYTPNPGFAGSDSFAYTVRDNAGATSNAATVSITVSNSTISSLTFTPIADAYTSAENPDNNYGSEAGLRFRYSNLTFISYLKFEVAGITGSVQSAKLRVYVTTGSNDNATVYSASNYYVGTTTPWTESGLTWNNADRNGGALATQGPLSKDAWYEWDVTAAVSGNGTVSLAILNNTTALGVCSSREGANPPQLVVEFGSSALPRPNSNTTTQTLASITANRLPADLQLLGNHPNPFYSHTTITYALPEAAPVSLIIYNLTGQVVRKLVDGVQPAGYRQTSWNGRDKFGNEVPTGVYFMRLQSGDQVRVKRMILQR, from the coding sequence GGCAACGGCACCTACAGCTTTGCAATACTCAACGCCACCACGGCCAACGGCTACTTCAGCAGCCGCGAAGGCAGCCAGCCACCCCAGCTTGTGATCGAGTACAGCCCTGGCTCCGGCAATGCTGCGCCTGTGGCCAACAATGACTCGGCCAGCACAACCGCAGGCACCGCTGTCACCATCAATGTGCTGGCCAATGATTCCGACAGCGATGGCACGCTCGATCCCGCTTCGGTCACCATCACCACCGCCGCTGCCAACGGCACCACCAGCGTCAACTCCAGCTCCGGTGCCGTCACCTACACCCCCAATCCCGGTTTCGCCGGCAGCGACAGTTTCGCCTACACCGTGAGGGACAATGCCGGCGCCACCTCCAATGCCGCCACTGTGAGCATCACTGTCAACCCCGGCAATGCTGCGCCCGTGGCCAACAATGACTCGGCCAGCACAACCGCAGGCACCGCTGTCACCATCAACGTGCTGGCCAATGATTCCGACAGCGATGGCACGCTCGATCCCGCTTCGGTCACCATCACCACCGCCGCTGCCAACGGCACCACCAGCGTCAACTCCAGCTCCGGTGCCGTCACCTACACCCCCAATCCCGGCTTCGCCGGCAGCGACAGTTTCGCCTACACTGTCAGGGACAATGCCGGCGCCACCTCCAATGCCGCCACTGTGAGCATCACCGTCTCAAACAGCACGATCTCATCTCTCACGTTCACGCCAATTGCGGATGCCTACACTTCAGCGGAAAATCCGGACAACAACTACGGCAGCGAAGCAGGCTTGCGTTTCCGCTACAGCAACTTGACTTTCATTAGCTATCTCAAGTTCGAGGTTGCCGGCATCACCGGCAGCGTACAAAGCGCGAAACTACGGGTGTATGTGACCACCGGCAGCAATGACAACGCCACGGTCTACTCCGCTTCCAACTACTATGTCGGCACAACCACGCCATGGACCGAGTCCGGCCTCACCTGGAACAATGCCGACCGTAACGGCGGCGCGCTCGCCACCCAGGGCCCGTTGAGCAAGGACGCCTGGTACGAATGGGACGTTACTGCTGCCGTGAGCGGCAACGGCACGGTGAGTCTCGCGATCCTGAACAACACGACGGCGCTGGGTGTGTGCAGCAGCCGGGAGGGCGCGAATCCGCCGCAACTGGTGGTTGAATTCGGCAGCAGCGCGCTGCCGCGGCCCAACAGCAACACCACCACACAAACCCTGGCGTCAATCACGGCCAACCGGCTGCCCGCTGACCTGCAATTGCTGGGCAATCATCCCAATCCGTTTTATTCACACACCACCATCACGTATGCCCTGCCGGAGGCGGCGCCGGTCAGCTTGATCATCTACAATCTCACCGGTCAGGTGGTGCGCAAACTGGTGGATGGCGTGCAGCCGGCCGGCTATCGACAAACAAGCTGGAATGGCCGGGACAAGTTCGGCAATGAAGTGCCGACCGGGGTTTATTTCATGCGGTTGCAAAGCGGCGACCAGGTGAGAGTGAAACGCATGATTCTGCAGCGGTGA
- a CDS encoding IPT/TIG domain-containing protein — protein MHKHALALILMLTFITPSSWAQTFDLRFVVVADDGVTGGHVDLKVQLKANGTSFRMGSGNLVFTYNPARFSQPTLLTAHNFNGSQYTAPTVTEPASGRVSANFEYNGSAGNGTTVGTSFLDVVTIRFTINDPGMADTLRWRTVSPNGVNVFSDDNATQIVAGTLASLIVLPPPGITSFTPASGPVGTEVTISGNNFSDVTQVIFNGQPAASFVIDSATQIRAIVPAGASTGRIVVSNGSSTATSNSDFVVTSPTGTVTVTLTPEADTHISKSKPTSNYGTASTLRFRNASSTFSVYLKFEVTGISG, from the coding sequence ATGCACAAGCATGCCCTGGCTCTCATCCTCATGCTCACCTTTATTACCCCTTCGTCTTGGGCGCAAACTTTCGATTTGCGGTTTGTTGTGGTCGCCGACGATGGCGTCACCGGCGGCCATGTCGATCTCAAGGTGCAACTGAAAGCCAACGGCACCAGTTTTCGCATGGGCTCGGGAAATCTGGTTTTCACCTACAATCCTGCCAGGTTTTCCCAGCCGACGCTGCTCACCGCCCATAATTTCAACGGCAGCCAGTATACCGCACCGACCGTGACCGAACCGGCCAGTGGCAGGGTCTCCGCGAATTTCGAATACAACGGCAGTGCCGGCAACGGCACCACGGTTGGCACTTCCTTCCTGGATGTGGTGACCATCCGCTTTACCATCAATGACCCTGGTATGGCCGACACGCTGAGATGGCGCACGGTCTCACCCAATGGCGTCAACGTCTTCAGCGATGACAACGCGACGCAAATCGTGGCCGGCACGCTGGCAAGTTTGATTGTTCTGCCGCCGCCGGGCATCACTTCGTTCACGCCCGCCAGCGGTCCAGTGGGAACAGAGGTAACAATCAGCGGCAACAATTTCTCAGACGTCACACAAGTGATTTTCAACGGACAGCCGGCAGCGAGTTTTGTGATCGATTCCGCCACGCAAATCCGGGCTATTGTGCCAGCCGGCGCCTCGACGGGCAGGATTGTGGTCAGCAACGGCAGCTCAACCGCCACCAGCAACAGTGACTTTGTGGTGACCTCGCCAACCGGCACGGTGACTGTGACGCTCACGCCGGAGGCGGACACTCACATTTCCAAGTCAAAGCCCACGAGCAATTACGGCACCGCCAGCACGCTGCGCTTCCGCAATGCCAGTTCGACCTTCAGTGTCTATCTCAAATTCGAAGTCACTGGCATCTCAGGCA